One Myotis daubentonii chromosome 3, mMyoDau2.1, whole genome shotgun sequence genomic window carries:
- the IFNAR1 gene encoding interferon alpha/beta receptor 1 isoform X3, with product MNVYEEIKLRIRAEEGNSTSPWHELDTFIPFQQARIGPPKVHLEAEDKAIAINISPPGAKDSVMWQLENPQYSVIIWRNASGAQTWNETHHSRFPRIKIHKLVPETTYCVRVKARLPLHPNPAEFSPVHCVSTTAPLHPVLTPRQDLTTSPSSSIVENELPAPENIQVILENDTYVLKWDYTHDNVTFEAQWLKSYLKRIPGSESEKWAQVQGCERAPVARCAPPQDLFRKGIYFRVRASRGNSSSPWSQEEKFDAGRRVVIPPLIMALKPLSSHSLQVSIGFQDQTELQHSLTYEVRFWENASNAELKTFVEQRADFTVPSLKPRTVYCADAQALLEDGPRSQRSRPSNTACAATEAGGAPGALLAAGVVALLVLCAVLALGKLVHYVFFPAGKPPATIDEYFPEEPMKNLLLSTSVERTEECFIVENVDAVSAKETNHLDEDHKTYTSQASQDSGNYSIEGESGESGESGGSQAGEELGQRGAGAGARSAGGRFA from the exons ATGAATGTTTATGAGGAAATTAAACTGCGAATAAGAGCAGAAGAGGGAAACAGTACTTCTCCGTGGCATGAGCTTGACACATTTATACCATTTCAACAAG CTCGGATCGGTCCTCCGAAGGTACACTTAGAAGCCGAAGACAAGGCAATAGCGATCAACATCTCCCCTCCCGGAGCCAAGGACAGTGTCATGTGGCAGCTGGAAAACCCCCAGTACAGCGTGATCATCTGGAGGAACGCGTCGGGAGCACAG ACTTGGAATGAAACTCATCACTCCAGGTTTCCCAGAATTAAAATTCACAAGCTCGTGCCAGAGACCACGTACTGTGTGAGAGTGAAGGCGCGCCTGCCCCTGCACCCGAACCCTGCGGAGTTCAGCCCCGTGCACTGCGTGAGCACCACAG ctcccctccacccagttctcaccccacGCCAAGACCTCACCACCTCACCGTCCTCGTCCATAG TTGAAAATGAGCTGCCTGCTCCCGAAAATATACAGGTCATTCTGGAAAATGACACCTATGTTCTCAAGTGGGATTACACACACGACAACGTGACGTTTGAAGCTCAGTGGCTCAA GTCTTATTTGAAAAGGATCCCTGGAAGCGAGTCAGAAAAGTGGGCGCAAGTGCAGGGCTGCGAGCGTGCCCCCGTGGCCCGGTGCGCCCCGCCCCAGGACCTGTTCCGGAAAGGGATCTACTTCCGCGTCCGGGCCTCCCGCGGGAACAGCTCGTCCCCCTGGTCCCAGGAGGAGAAGTTTGACGCTGGAAGACGAG TTGTCATCCCTCCTCTGATCATGGCCTTGAAGCCCCTGAGCAGCCACTCGCTCCAAGTCTCCATCGGCTTCCAGGACCAGACCGAGCTCCAGCACTCGCTCACCTACGAAGTCAGGTTTTGGGAAAACGCTTCAAATGCAGAG CTGAAGACCTTTGTGGAGCAGAGAGCCGACTTCACGGTCCCCAGCCTGAAGCCGCGGACGGTGTACTGCGCGGACGCCCAGGCGCTGCTGGAGGACGGGCCGAGGAGCCAGCGCAGCCGCCCCAGCAACACCGCGTGCGCCGCGACAGAAGCAG GAGGCGCCCCCGGAGCCCTGCTGGCGGCTGGCGTCGTCGCCCTGCTCGTCCTCTGCGCTGTGCTCGCCCTCGGGAAGCTGGTCCATTACGTGTTCTTCCCGGCGGGGAAGCCGCCCGCCACCATCGACGAG TATTTCCCCGAGGAGCCCATGAAGAATCTGTTGCTTTCCACTTCTGTGGAGCGGACTGAAGAGTGTTTCATCGTTGAAAATGTGGACGCTGTCTCCGCAAAAGAAACGAATCACCTGGATGAGGATCACAAAACATACACTTCCCAGGCGAGCCAGGACTCGGGCAACTACTCCATTGAAGGGGAGAGCGGGGAGAGCGGGGAGAGCGGCGGCAGCCAGGCCGGCGAGGAGCTGGGccagcgcggggcgggggcgggcgcgcGCTCAGCGGGCGGGAGGTTTGCGTGA
- the IFNAR1 gene encoding interferon alpha/beta receptor 1 isoform X2: MFALLGVVLVAGAPWVLPAAAGGTKLKPPQNVEVDIIDDTFTLRWARSREPAGNVTVSADYRIPGIVDNWTKLPGCQHVTSATCDFSSLKMNVYEEIKLRIRAEEGNSTSPWHELDTFIPFQQARIGPPKVHLEAEDKAIAINISPPGAKDSVMWQLENPQYSVIIWRNASGAQTWNETHHSRFPRIKIHKLVPETTYCVRVKARLPLHPNPAEFSPVHCVSTTVENELPAPENIQVILENDTYVLKWDYTHDNVTFEAQWLKSYLKRIPGSESEKWAQVQGCERAPVARCAPPQDLFRKGIYFRVRASRGNSSSPWSQEEKFDAGRRVVIPPLIMALKPLSSHSLQVSIGFQDQTELQHSLTYEVRFWENASNAELKTFVEQRADFTVPSLKPRTVYCADAQALLEDGPRSQRSRPSNTACAATEAGGAPGALLAAGVVALLVLCAVLALGKLVHYVFFPAGKPPATIDEYFPEEPMKNLLLSTSVERTEECFIVENVDAVSAKETNHLDEDHKTYTSQASQDSGNYSIEGESGESGESGGSQAGEELGQRGAGAGARSAGGRFA; encoded by the exons ATGTTCGCCCTCCTGGGTGTGGTTCTGGTCGCCGGGGCGCCGTGGGTGTTGCCCGCAGCTGCAG GGGGAACAAAACTAAAACCTCCCCAAAATGTGGAAGTCGATATCATCGATGACACCTTCACCCTGCGCTGGGCCCGGAGCAGGGAGCCTGCCGGGAACGTGACTGTGTCGGCGGATTACCGAAT accTGGGATTGTGGATAATTGGACGAAACTGCCTGGGTGTCAACATGTTACTAGTGCCACATGCGACTTTTCTTCCCTCAAGATGAATGTTTATGAGGAAATTAAACTGCGAATAAGAGCAGAAGAGGGAAACAGTACTTCTCCGTGGCATGAGCTTGACACATTTATACCATTTCAACAAG CTCGGATCGGTCCTCCGAAGGTACACTTAGAAGCCGAAGACAAGGCAATAGCGATCAACATCTCCCCTCCCGGAGCCAAGGACAGTGTCATGTGGCAGCTGGAAAACCCCCAGTACAGCGTGATCATCTGGAGGAACGCGTCGGGAGCACAG ACTTGGAATGAAACTCATCACTCCAGGTTTCCCAGAATTAAAATTCACAAGCTCGTGCCAGAGACCACGTACTGTGTGAGAGTGAAGGCGCGCCTGCCCCTGCACCCGAACCCTGCGGAGTTCAGCCCCGTGCACTGCGTGAGCACCACAG TTGAAAATGAGCTGCCTGCTCCCGAAAATATACAGGTCATTCTGGAAAATGACACCTATGTTCTCAAGTGGGATTACACACACGACAACGTGACGTTTGAAGCTCAGTGGCTCAA GTCTTATTTGAAAAGGATCCCTGGAAGCGAGTCAGAAAAGTGGGCGCAAGTGCAGGGCTGCGAGCGTGCCCCCGTGGCCCGGTGCGCCCCGCCCCAGGACCTGTTCCGGAAAGGGATCTACTTCCGCGTCCGGGCCTCCCGCGGGAACAGCTCGTCCCCCTGGTCCCAGGAGGAGAAGTTTGACGCTGGAAGACGAG TTGTCATCCCTCCTCTGATCATGGCCTTGAAGCCCCTGAGCAGCCACTCGCTCCAAGTCTCCATCGGCTTCCAGGACCAGACCGAGCTCCAGCACTCGCTCACCTACGAAGTCAGGTTTTGGGAAAACGCTTCAAATGCAGAG CTGAAGACCTTTGTGGAGCAGAGAGCCGACTTCACGGTCCCCAGCCTGAAGCCGCGGACGGTGTACTGCGCGGACGCCCAGGCGCTGCTGGAGGACGGGCCGAGGAGCCAGCGCAGCCGCCCCAGCAACACCGCGTGCGCCGCGACAGAAGCAG GAGGCGCCCCCGGAGCCCTGCTGGCGGCTGGCGTCGTCGCCCTGCTCGTCCTCTGCGCTGTGCTCGCCCTCGGGAAGCTGGTCCATTACGTGTTCTTCCCGGCGGGGAAGCCGCCCGCCACCATCGACGAG TATTTCCCCGAGGAGCCCATGAAGAATCTGTTGCTTTCCACTTCTGTGGAGCGGACTGAAGAGTGTTTCATCGTTGAAAATGTGGACGCTGTCTCCGCAAAAGAAACGAATCACCTGGATGAGGATCACAAAACATACACTTCCCAGGCGAGCCAGGACTCGGGCAACTACTCCATTGAAGGGGAGAGCGGGGAGAGCGGGGAGAGCGGCGGCAGCCAGGCCGGCGAGGAGCTGGGccagcgcggggcgggggcgggcgcgcGCTCAGCGGGCGGGAGGTTTGCGTGA
- the IFNAR1 gene encoding interferon alpha/beta receptor 1 isoform X1 encodes MFALLGVVLVAGAPWVLPAAAGGTKLKPPQNVEVDIIDDTFTLRWARSREPAGNVTVSADYRIPGIVDNWTKLPGCQHVTSATCDFSSLKMNVYEEIKLRIRAEEGNSTSPWHELDTFIPFQQARIGPPKVHLEAEDKAIAINISPPGAKDSVMWQLENPQYSVIIWRNASGAQTWNETHHSRFPRIKIHKLVPETTYCVRVKARLPLHPNPAEFSPVHCVSTTAPLHPVLTPRQDLTTSPSSSIVENELPAPENIQVILENDTYVLKWDYTHDNVTFEAQWLKSYLKRIPGSESEKWAQVQGCERAPVARCAPPQDLFRKGIYFRVRASRGNSSSPWSQEEKFDAGRRVVIPPLIMALKPLSSHSLQVSIGFQDQTELQHSLTYEVRFWENASNAELKTFVEQRADFTVPSLKPRTVYCADAQALLEDGPRSQRSRPSNTACAATEAGGAPGALLAAGVVALLVLCAVLALGKLVHYVFFPAGKPPATIDEYFPEEPMKNLLLSTSVERTEECFIVENVDAVSAKETNHLDEDHKTYTSQASQDSGNYSIEGESGESGESGGSQAGEELGQRGAGAGARSAGGRFA; translated from the exons ATGTTCGCCCTCCTGGGTGTGGTTCTGGTCGCCGGGGCGCCGTGGGTGTTGCCCGCAGCTGCAG GGGGAACAAAACTAAAACCTCCCCAAAATGTGGAAGTCGATATCATCGATGACACCTTCACCCTGCGCTGGGCCCGGAGCAGGGAGCCTGCCGGGAACGTGACTGTGTCGGCGGATTACCGAAT accTGGGATTGTGGATAATTGGACGAAACTGCCTGGGTGTCAACATGTTACTAGTGCCACATGCGACTTTTCTTCCCTCAAGATGAATGTTTATGAGGAAATTAAACTGCGAATAAGAGCAGAAGAGGGAAACAGTACTTCTCCGTGGCATGAGCTTGACACATTTATACCATTTCAACAAG CTCGGATCGGTCCTCCGAAGGTACACTTAGAAGCCGAAGACAAGGCAATAGCGATCAACATCTCCCCTCCCGGAGCCAAGGACAGTGTCATGTGGCAGCTGGAAAACCCCCAGTACAGCGTGATCATCTGGAGGAACGCGTCGGGAGCACAG ACTTGGAATGAAACTCATCACTCCAGGTTTCCCAGAATTAAAATTCACAAGCTCGTGCCAGAGACCACGTACTGTGTGAGAGTGAAGGCGCGCCTGCCCCTGCACCCGAACCCTGCGGAGTTCAGCCCCGTGCACTGCGTGAGCACCACAG ctcccctccacccagttctcaccccacGCCAAGACCTCACCACCTCACCGTCCTCGTCCATAG TTGAAAATGAGCTGCCTGCTCCCGAAAATATACAGGTCATTCTGGAAAATGACACCTATGTTCTCAAGTGGGATTACACACACGACAACGTGACGTTTGAAGCTCAGTGGCTCAA GTCTTATTTGAAAAGGATCCCTGGAAGCGAGTCAGAAAAGTGGGCGCAAGTGCAGGGCTGCGAGCGTGCCCCCGTGGCCCGGTGCGCCCCGCCCCAGGACCTGTTCCGGAAAGGGATCTACTTCCGCGTCCGGGCCTCCCGCGGGAACAGCTCGTCCCCCTGGTCCCAGGAGGAGAAGTTTGACGCTGGAAGACGAG TTGTCATCCCTCCTCTGATCATGGCCTTGAAGCCCCTGAGCAGCCACTCGCTCCAAGTCTCCATCGGCTTCCAGGACCAGACCGAGCTCCAGCACTCGCTCACCTACGAAGTCAGGTTTTGGGAAAACGCTTCAAATGCAGAG CTGAAGACCTTTGTGGAGCAGAGAGCCGACTTCACGGTCCCCAGCCTGAAGCCGCGGACGGTGTACTGCGCGGACGCCCAGGCGCTGCTGGAGGACGGGCCGAGGAGCCAGCGCAGCCGCCCCAGCAACACCGCGTGCGCCGCGACAGAAGCAG GAGGCGCCCCCGGAGCCCTGCTGGCGGCTGGCGTCGTCGCCCTGCTCGTCCTCTGCGCTGTGCTCGCCCTCGGGAAGCTGGTCCATTACGTGTTCTTCCCGGCGGGGAAGCCGCCCGCCACCATCGACGAG TATTTCCCCGAGGAGCCCATGAAGAATCTGTTGCTTTCCACTTCTGTGGAGCGGACTGAAGAGTGTTTCATCGTTGAAAATGTGGACGCTGTCTCCGCAAAAGAAACGAATCACCTGGATGAGGATCACAAAACATACACTTCCCAGGCGAGCCAGGACTCGGGCAACTACTCCATTGAAGGGGAGAGCGGGGAGAGCGGGGAGAGCGGCGGCAGCCAGGCCGGCGAGGAGCTGGGccagcgcggggcgggggcgggcgcgcGCTCAGCGGGCGGGAGGTTTGCGTGA